The genomic region GCAAAGAAATCTACCTGGATTTCTGCAGAGAATCGTCGCGAAAACCCAATGGAAACACAAAGCACTCCATGAACGTAAGGGACTATTGCCACAGCAGGGAGTTGTTGGGGTGTGGTGGAAGCAGATCCCTGGGCTGGGGATTGTGACATAATTTTTCTCCCTATCCCCATCACTCCCTCACTGGGGAACCCCAGGTGGACCCCTCACCTCTCTGCTTTCAGGATTTCCTTCCCTGCACCATGTGGGGGAGCCTCCCTCGCCTGGCAGACAGCTCCGTGTAGAGGTTTGGAGCCCAAGACTTGGGGTTCCAATCTAGACGCTGCCACGTCCTACCTCTGTGGCCTTTGGCGATTTGCCAAACCCTTCTGAGCCTGGGTTTCATCATCTCTGAGGGAGGTTAGTAAATCCTCTCTCCGAGGTCATGGTGGGGCTTAAATGAAGCTACTGCAGTGTCATCAGTCCACGGTCGCCTGTATTGCTATTGTCCAATGAAGGACGCAGTGGAGCATGTGACTCATCACAGCAGCCAGTCATGTTTGCAGAATGTTTATGGCTACACGGTGCTTTCCCATTATGATTTCGTTTAATCCCCAGAGCCCGTGCATGACGCAGCGAGGACTACCACGCCCGTTCACGGATGAGGAAATAGGATCCCACAAAAGTCTAATAACACCATCGAGACCCTGGTCCTCTGGCTTTAGTGCAGTTCAGACAACATGCAGCTTACttgtattatcttatttcttcttcataaaaAACACTAGGGCATAGGAAGTATACAacgcccatttcacagatgaggaagctgagactcagagcaGTTAAGGGACTAGCCATTGGCCACAGAGCCAGTGAATGGCTGAGTTAGGATTTGAACAGAGGATATCTCACCCCAAAGTCTGAACTCTTAACCTCTCAGCCATTTAGACAGCAGCAGACCAGAGGGTTCACCTTTAGGACAGGGCTAACTTGCAGGGCTGtggcactgggggagggggtaGGGGCGTGCTGGGACCCAGAGCCTGCTCAATACTCACACAGTCCAGTTTGCTCTTCCTCCACAGGTAGTAGGGGTCGGTGAGTTGCTTGAGGGAATTCTTGAGGTTGACAGCTATCAGGGCTCCCAGCACAGACTGGAGAAGCAGAACATTGCTCTGTGTCACCTGGGGTATCCCCTTGTTTTTGCCCTCCTACACATTCCTGACCCTGGAGCCTGGCAGGACGGAGCTGGAGTTCCAGAACGCTTCCCCTGGCAGAGCCCCCAATCTCTGCACTCAATCTTAGGTTTAGGAAGTGCTGGCGTTAGAGCCATGGGGTCCATCCTGGCCCCATCTttgcccttcctctcttccctcaccCCTAAATGGCTCGTGCCCGGAGCCCTCTTAGCTGGGCTACAGGAGTGCCTGGCACTCGCAGGTGCTTGGAAACACTGCCTGGGGATCAGACTCTGAGGCCAgaagcctggagtttgagaccagcgctGCACTGTGAGCTGTCTCACCATGGACAGATCACTTAgactctcagcctcagttttcctcacctgtaaaatggggagaataaaaCCTGCATCGTCTACCTCACAGGTTGTGATTGAGACTGAGTATGACCATGATGGCTCGTTACAATCTGCAAAGTGCTACACAGCTCTTAGGGATTGTTCTCACCGGAGTCTCTCGCTGTCCTCTGCTCTCTGGCTGGGCTCTTACCTTGGGGAGAGGGTACAGATAGGTTCCCAGGACCAGCATGGTGATCATCACCACCAGAGACACGCACAGGCTTGCCACCTGTCCAAGAAAGAGTTGGGATTGGGGGGTAGGTATGACAGTTTTGCTCCCGATTTATGTCCTGTAGATGGCTTTGGGGAAGGGAGActcaggagggaagaggaaggctgATAGCGCCGGCCTGGCTCGGGCTGCCTGGGCTTCTCTGGGGCAATTGTCCTGCGACCACCTCTACCTCCCTCCCCTAGTGCAGGGCTCACCTGGGATTTccctccagctccatccacagccagagtgacagagagagcacagcaaatgacatgaattttAAAGAAGGAGCCAAAGAAGTTGCTGCAGCCCAGGGCGATCAtttcctgtggggagaggggcaggattAGAAGCCAGTGGTGGCCGGGCAGGGACTGAGCACAGTCAGCCGTGCAAGCCGGATCTTGGGCCTAGGGCTTGAGAGTGACCCTGTCGCTATAAGGTCATACACTCCCAATCAAGAGGAGGTCAGCCTCTTGGGGTCAGagactcccccaccccctgctggcAGGCAGCTTCCTCACCGCAGCCCAAATTGCCCCGAGATATCTCGTAGCCAGCCTCTGGTGGCCcatcccacccagccctgccggCCATGGCCGGAGCTACCTGGTTCGGATCCACGTCATAGCCGTGCTTGTTGGCCAGGGTCCGGCCCACAGCCAGGTTGATGACATAGCCCACAATGGCCAGAGAGAAGGCGGTGCCAACCATGTCCTTCCACTGCGAAACCACAGGCAACACCGGAGTGGGGAACCTGCCGAGGAGCCAGAAGGGAGGCAGGGCCCAAGGGTGTGAGCGCTGTGGGGAGGGGGGCGCCGCTGTGTCCTTCACCAGCCTCCAGGGACCAGCCAGGCCCCCACCCTGTGCCAAGGTCTTTGTATAAGTTATCCCGTCCAATCCGGATCCTCAGTATAACCCTGTAGGGTAGGTACCGTCACTCCaactttacaaaagaggaaaccgaggcttagagAACCCAGCTTGTCCAATGTCACAGAACCAGTATGTTGTAGGGCTTGGTTTATTTACTCCCGGATTCTGGGCTTTGTGCTCACAAGCCCCCAGACCCCCAGACCCCCAGTGCCGTGAGCCCTTCCCACCCTCGCCTGCCCCCACTCTGCAGGACAAGTGctgcccctctcctcccagggcccagtgtggtgcctggcacacaggggcTGCTTAATGAATTTTGCTGATCCGAATACTGCCTTTCCACGTGGACAAAGAGCCAGGGCATTAGAGCAGGGCAGAGAGCCGGCAAGGGGCTGATCAGAGAGGCTTTGTTTACCAGCATTGATGGAATGAGACTCAGAAGGGGAGCGTGGCAGTTAAGACTCACTTTCCATAAAGCAGCCAGCACTggctggctgtgtggccctgcTCAGTGATAGGTGACACTAGTAATTCCCGTATGGTCAGCGCCATGCTGTGTGCCCTGCACTTTCCTAGCGTTTGTGTCTTCTGTCTCTGAGCCCAGGCCTTAGTGGGGGCGGGGTTTGGAGGGGGGCCTGGGCTTCATGGACTCACCCATGTTGGATCTCTCCCACGATCTGCATGTGATACTTGTTGGGCAACTTGCAGCCCCCAGAGATAGCTGTTGCCACCACCACCTGCAAACCCCAAAGTGGAGAATGGGGGCTAAGTTGGGGCCAGGGCAGGAATCTCTCCCAAGTCCGCCTTTTCTCTGGGGGCCCCAAATCCCGCTCGCCTGCCTCCTTGAGGGGAAGGATCCGAGgagcaggaagagagggagagccACGCACAGGGGATGGGATGGATTCACGTCTGACTTCCGGTCCCACTGGCTGCcggtggagggggtggggtggggctccCCTGGCTCTGGCTGGAGCTAGATTCCTCTTCTCACAGCCTCTCCAGCGTGGCCCCCCAACACCCAGCTCCGGACAAGGTCCTTACCACGATCATCTCCGTAGGGATGGGGAAGCGGATCTTGTGCATGTAGCGAGCGTTGAGCTCCTTCACCACCACCAGGACGACACCGCTGATGAGGGCGAAGATGAGCGAGGCGATGTTGGTGTGGGGGAGGTTTTTGCAAATGTCAATGAAGGTCTGGGGGAGAGAGCATCACGCACGCTCACAGGCTCCCACCCCTTCTTCCCATGTCACCCACCCTTGGGTGCCTGGCCCAGGGAAGGGCTGCCGTCAGGGCTAACAGAGGCACACCAAAGCAGAATCCAGACCCCGGTCACGAACACCGTCTCATCTGCCACCACCCTCTCCCAAAGGGCACACTGAGAGCTCATGCTCCGACgggaatgcttttttttttctctagaagaGTTCGCGCTAAAGGAGGAGGGATAGAGATTAGACATAAGGAAGGACTTTCTAGGCAAGGAGGGGTTGAGGCAATGGAACGGGGGACTGATGGAGAATGCACATCTCCTTTCCTGCAGGGATTAGCTACGAAGAACCTCAGCGAGCTCTCGAGGTCATGCATTTGACCTTCCTTCTCAAGGTGGGAACCCCCTTGGAATCCTCCCTAAACCACGGGTCAGCCAGCCCTTGCTTGAGAATATCTCATAATGAGAAACTCAGAGCTACTTGAAACAGTAAGCCCTGCTAAGTGCTGCCCGCGCCTGCCCAGCTGCAGGAGCGCATCCCCAGACTCACGAAGACGATGGACCCCGGGCCTGTGTAGGAGGGGACGGTCAGTCCGAAGATGTACTTGAGCACCGAGATCAGGATCTGCAGGCCGGCAGCCGTCATGAAGCCCCGGATGAAGGACTCAGAGAGGTAGATGGCCACAAAGCCAAACTGCATGAAGCCCAGGCCCATCTGCGAGGAGAAAAGGGGTGTTGGGGGAAGGCCAAGATGGGTCAGCCATTCCCACCACCTGCCTGACACACACCCAGGCCTGGAGTCCCATGCAGCCCTGGGATAGCAGTAGCTATAGGGAAATGAGCCTGTGACCTTGTCCTGCCCTTCGCTGTGCCCTGTGTGCCTCCCATCAGACCTTTAGTTCCTTTAGGGCATAGGCCTCTttgtcccttcacctctctggctttgtttccttatctgtaaaataaaccTGGTCTTTCCCCAGAGTTTCCTCTCTCAATAAATGACACCATCATAAACCTGGTTGCCCAACTGAAAACTTGACAGTCATCCTCGCTGCCTCCCACACCCAATCTGTCACCACGCTCTGTTAATGCTCCTGGCAAAATGTTCCTAAGTCCACTCCCACCTCCTTCTCCAGGGCCACCTTGTCTAGTCCCCTactgctcctgcctgggcctctgcaGGGTCTCTCAACAGGTCCCCTGCCTTGCTTCTAATCCCCCTCCCACCCATCGTCTCTGCAGCCCAAATGATCCTTATAAAGTGCCAATCAGACCCAGAGCTGCTGCTTAGGGGACAGACCCCAGACTTCATtgtctggcctctgcccacctttCCAGCCTCTTCTCTGGCCCTCTACTCTCCAGCCATACACCACTCCTTGCTGTTCCTGGTCAGATCACACTCTCTTAGGCCTTGATGTTTTGGGGCgatgttccctctgcctggaccatCCTTCTGTACCTTGCTCATTTGGTTACTGgttaactcctactcatcctttaagacAGGTCAAGTGTCACCTCCTCTTTGAGGTCTTCCCCGACTCTCTGTTCTGTGTTCCCACCGCTCTTTGTACGCAGTTCTACTCTGCTGCTTGTCTGACGACATTCAAATTTGCCTGTTGGCATGGCTGCTCCTCTGCTGTGCTGTGAGCAGCTCAGGAACTGGGCCTCTTTCTTACTTGTCTTTGtatcccagggcccagcccagttCCTGGAGCAAAAcattaactgaatgaatgaatgcgaGGTGCTCTCTGAGACTGCTTCCTGCTCTTGCATTCTGTCATGCTGTGCTTCCTTTTGTAAAACCTAGCAGACTCCTTTGCAGTCCTCTGTAGAAGCTGAATTTATGTTGTGCCACTGCAGCTGTGGCTTggagcagaggaggctggggggtGATGAGGGACGTTAGAGAAACTTAGCAGTCTGGAAGACCACGCTGCCAGAGAGTGGGGCTTCTCCCGGGGTAGTGGAGAGAGGCTGTGAGCCTTTTAGACAGCCGTTAGGCTCAGGACAGTTTTATCAGGTGAGCTGTCGTTCCTATGCATGGGCCTGCTAGCTACAGGTGCGAGGTACTCTGAATTTTCAAGGTCCTTTTTAGCCCTGAgatggagaagagggaggaggtaGAGCCCTAAACCAGATTTAACATCAAAACGAGGGCTTTGAGGCAGGGGCAGGGTTGGGGCCCGTTCCCTCACCTGGATGATGGCAGTCAGGCAGGCGAGCGTTGCTGACACGTGCAGCCTCTCCGCCTCCATGGCTGCCGTGTCCACATGGCTCTCGTTGGTGGCGTTGTTGAAGACCTGGAATTTCGACTCTGGGGCCAGCTGCAGACAGATGTTACCCACCAGGATGCTGATAACGGCAAAGGTACCTGTGGTGCCCCATCCAGCCAGCAAAAATCAGAGGTTTGGACCACACCCTCAGAAACCAGAAAGGGGCCCAGAAATGCTCCCCGACCCCCCAGGGTGATGGATCCTCACACCTCCAGGGTCATCTCCAGCACAGTGACAACCGTTCACATCTAACCATAATCTATGCTTTTCAAGGTATTTCACCTCAGCTGTCAATATTATCTCATTGGACATATGAGGAAATAGAAATACACGCAGGAGCCGAACCAGAAACCAGCCCTTGTGACCACGTCCTTTTTCTCCGTGTCACTTAGTACCAGACAAGTCCAAATGTCCCTGCAGTGAGCTGCTCGGACCAGCCTGGGAGTTAGACAGTGATTTCTCACATCTGCTTAGCCCTTTATAGCATGTGGTGTATCTTGTTCTGCCAAATTTTCCTCTCACTCCAGGGAGGAAGATGGAACAGGTAATTCTAACGGAGCTCACAGAGGCTCAGTGGTTTCTCCAAGGTCACCAAGGATGTGGGACTGACACTCACAGGGACCGTCCCTCCAGGACCGGCCAGCACCAACTCTAGGAGAATGCAGATGGAAAAGCATCCAACCCTCTTCGCCATGCCACCCGTCCTGGTCCGGAGGGGAGAGGCCTTACCTGGCACCATCTGGTGCACCCCCCCCAGGAAGAAGTAGGTcaggagggggaagaaggaggagtAGAGGCCATTGACTGCAGGAAGGTTGGCCAGCAGAGCAAATGCCATGCCTGCAGAGGACAAAGACATGGAAGCCTCAAGAACACAGTCAGCTTATAAGGGTCGCAGAGggatggggcgggggtggggagaggaatggGGGAGCAGCAGGCCAGGCCTGGCTGAGGGGACCCCCTCACCTTGTGGGACCTGGATGGATCCCCCGCTGAGTCCACCAAGCAGGTCGGGGACAATATAGTCTTTGATCTTGTAACTGGGGAGCCAGGAGAGCACAGGCAGCAGCCCCAACAGCACGGTTTTGACCTTGGCTGAGGAACACCTGCAGGGAAAGAGGGCAGATTTCCGGTCGGCTCTGCATGGCTTGGACGCTCCGAGTTGGAGAGGGATGGTTAATATCctgttcatttcattcattcactcactcaaaaTCCACTCAGATTTCAGATATGACACTGAGCACCCACACTGTACTGTATGCCAGGGGTACCAAGATGAAAAGGCAGGAACTTTCTCTTGAGAGCTCGTCCATACACCTGGGCATCAGCTGGAGGTCGTCTGACTGCTGGCTGCTCCCCTGGGAAGTCCACAGACTTGGCTTACAGGTGTGCATTTTATGGTGGCTCAGCCTTCTCAGGTCTCAGGTCCATGCCAAGCTCAGATGGCCTTTCTCCAGGAAGGGCTCCTCTGAGTGCCTGTCTGACCGAGGCAGGCCTGGCTACGCTTGTCTGGGCTCCTGCAGCTCCCTCCGTGTGCATCCTGTGTTGTAATTACTTGctttttgtctgtctctcccaccagACAGCACACCCCACCATGGCGAGAAGTCTGTCTTCTTCATCTTTGTACACCTTGAGCATTACACAgtggtgcttagtaaatattatttgaataaatgaataagtgaaaggATGGGCTGGTATTGCAACTTAGTCTGAGTGGGGGCTTCCTGCTGCCATTTTTCTTAGAACTCTCCCCAGCACCAAAGGCCCTATTGTTCCTGCAGGGTGCACCTCTGCTGACTCACCAGCCTTTGTGTGTGATAACTCCAATAGCGGAGTTCTTTCCCCTGTTAATTCATCTGTGGAGGAGGGAAGAATGGGGGGGCTGTTCGTTGGTCAACGCAGGGTGGGGAAAGTTGATCCCTTCCCTGTTTGTTGAACACCTTGAGGTCCTTTTATAGAAACTCAGGAGCGGTAGGAACAAGGGCCTACAAACTCAAGGGTGACAGCCAGTGGATTGATgactggaggagggtggggggatttgcttttcttctcccagTGGAGGGAACTCAAATACTCAGGGCCCATCTGGTGACTCACTGGCCTGCTCTGATTAGGCTTCCTTTCCTGCCCGGCACCGATTCCTGCTCTTTGCAGTTGCTCAACAATAGTTTCCCTGACACTGGGTCCCCTGGATGTCACCCAAGACTGAAACCAACACAGACAATGTTTTGTACTTTGGAAAGTCTGGGCAGATTTTCTTTCCCAATGAACACCCCATGGAATGACATCCTCATCAACATCTGACTTCCCAGTCTCCTCTGGGGCTCATGGTGCCTTCCCATCCCGGGGATGGTGGGAGGAGAGGTGGACTGGTGGTAAATTGCTTAATGCATCTCTAAAGCCTCGTTCTAAGAGAGGACCAGCCCTGTAGGAGTCTATCGGGTTTGTCTGTGGCAAAGAAGACTGGACTCATGAATGGAGAGCTGGCTAGGGAAAGAAAAGCAACTCACTGGAGGGCCAGTCCATGCCCAACCTTACTTGCAAGTGTGCCGTATATTGGACAAAGCCATCAGAAGCCTGAAAGAATAGCTGGGAGCAGAGACCAAGAGGGAAGTGGAGAAAGAGATCAGCTCTCTTGACACTCATTCATTAAACAGATATTTACTGGAGCACCTTcggtgtgccaggcactggttgAGGTTCCCATGCTAGCATTGTGGGAATTGTTAGTTCCCTGCATCCCTTTGTAGTTTTGATCATCCTAATCATTTAGGACAACAGCAGATCCCTTCATTCCTCCAGCACAGAAGCAAACCAAACTTAAACTCTTTGGGCACAAAGACCAACAGAGCCCCACCTGTCTGAGGAGCATAGTTGTGGGTACTGAGTACCCAAGGCCTTGACTGTAACTGGACAGAGATGGAGCCTCCCAAGAGAAACAGGGTTGGGCTGGGGATTTTAGTAAAATCTCAAGTGGGTGATTCCCCCGGCCTGAACCAGTTCCACCTGCATCTCCACTTCAGCCATTGCCAATGACCTCGATCCAGGTAACTGAATCAGCTGTTTCCCCAGGGGAGCGAGGAAGAGCGAGCCAGCCCACAGCCAGGCCTAAGCCAGGTTGCCCAGGagacagggaagggggaggatgaAGCTCACAGCCTCAGGCTGCCGGGGTAGCCCCTTCCCGAGAGGCAAGGTGTCACCACCCACCGAGGCAAGGTGTCACCACCCACCGGCAGTTCCAGGGATCTGAGAATGGAGAGAGCCTGGGAGCTGCTAGGACTATACCCTGGTAGGTCCCCTGCTGGagagcccaggaattcagggcCTCCTTTGAGCATTCTCTGGACCAGGTGAAGGAAGGAACATCTGGGAGGGAAAGGGCAAAGGGCTTGGGGTAATTGTGTCTtcaggttttggtttttttttataagGAGGGAACAGGGCCTGCAGTAGGGCTGTGGTGTTCCCTAACcctccgtgttgtagcatgtccATGTACAACTCCTTAAAAGCCCAGAGAAGACTGGAGTGGACTGAGAATAGGGGGGACCCCATGCAGGGGTCAGGGGTGCCCTATAACCCTTCTGAGACTGTGGACGAttctggctcctcctccccatcctccctggGGGTCTCAGGGTTCAGAACCTCACTTCCCCACGGCTTCCCTAAAGCCTGTCTTAGGGACACTGGGGCAGAAGCCGCGTCCTGGTGCAGGAAGGAtttggtggggaggagaggagaggagtcTGGGCTCTGGGCCACGTTACCTGAAGGCATTGCGAAGTTTCTCTCCCACCGGGTACGTCCGGTCCTTCTTCTCAAACTCATCGTCGAAGAGGGTGAGAGAGTACGCAGCTCTGTCTACCACGTAGCGGGGCCTGGGCTGGCTCATGTCTGGGGCATTTACAAGCTTTGGGAGAAGCAGAGTAGGGGAGGATGAGGGAGCATCCCTCCCCAGTGCCAGCCCGGGCCTTGTCTCTCTGGTCCTTGCGGCAGCAGAGTTTTATTCTCTTCCCCGCCCCCAACCAGCAAGGtgcctcccttccctctgtcAAGTCTTTCCACCAGACTTTCTTCTTTTGGTGGCCTTCCTTCCCAGGCACTGATGATGCACACACTTGCCCTGGCTGTTTTGCTTGGCGCCCAGCACGTGGCTGGCACTCTGCACATGTGACATCACCATCACCCCCGCTGAACACCAGGCAATGAGGAGGTGGGAGTACAAGGGCAGGGGTCACCACTGACTCCAGCACGTGGATCCGACTCTCCCCCGGCCCCTGGTGCGCCCACAAGCCAGTCCCTCTCCCCACACCATAGTTTCCCCTGGCAGAAAGGCTCATACCATTCAGCCAATGAGCTTGGAGGAAACAGAGAAACCAGCCTGCCCGGAGGCAGGGGGATAAGCCATGGTGACCTCAGGAGGACCCTTCTTGAATCAGATGCCTAGAACTTCACCGACAGGTTTCCCCGGGAGACAATGGTGTGTTTGGGGAAATCAGGATGGTCCACCCGCCTGCTCACTCTCCCACGGCTTCCTGTGCCTAACCTTTCCCCCACCCTTGTGTACCAGAGTTCCTCTCCTCCCCGCTCTTTGTGCAACCTTGCTGGCGTTCCAGGAGCTGAGTCGGGCAGAGCTAAGTGCCAGGgcccctgaggcccagaggagttCCCTGTGGGgacctttccccctccctcccccaacgaCAGGTCCCCCTCCTGTCCTGggccccccagggctgggagaagTTGCTGGAGGAccacagaggaagaaggaaggagaaggaagaaataggGCGGGCCTAGAGGGAGGGTTTGTATCTGGGAGATGGGAAGTGTGGGGTGGCTGTGGCCAGTTTGGCAAAAGATTTAGATGTACTTGGAAATGAGTAACTTCACAGGGGCCAGAGATGCCCCCAGCTTCCTAGGGGAGAAACTGGGTGAGTGGGGAAATTACCGGAGGGAAGCAGCCTGGCTGATGCACCTTGCAGAAGATAACACTGGGGCAAGATAGAGCATTCACGAAGGGTCCAGaaacctgggttctagtcctagCTTTAGTAGTGAGGCAGAACAGGTGACATCAGTTCTCTGAACCCAGATTCTTTGTCATTAAAATGGGGGTAACATACCCATCTCACAGAGTCGTGAGGATCGACAAGTTACTGGATAGGAAAGCgttatgtaaaatgtaaagaatGATGCAAACATGAGTTtccattattaataaaattgtgttcAAGCTGGTGGAGCGTGGGCTGGTGCATGTCATTCACTCGGTCTCCGGACTCAAGGTCCACTGGGAACCGGGTGCCTGGCAAAACCCCACGGATGATGCCCGATGGAAGGGAAGATGGGGAAATGAACCCCCACAGCGCCTGTGCCCAGCCCCTTGCCTGGCACTTAGTTGAGTGAATCAATAAATGGGATTTTGGAGGAGACATGGGCAGAAATGAGTAAGAAAAATGGCATGTGAGACGTTTCAGTGGGAGAAATGAAAGACGGTGGCATAAGGAAAACGGCAGAAATTTTAGAGCCGGAATGACCTGGGTCAaagattcagtttcttcatctataaatgggATAATAACAGTCCCCGGCAGttgcagtgaggattaaatgagatcatgtgtgTGAAGTGGCCGGCCTTTCGTGGACACCCAGTAAATGGTAACGGCGATGATTACTATTATTAAGATGGGAGGTGCTTTCTTCCTCGTAGGAGAGGCTACTCGGAGGCTTCCAGCCCGTCACCCTCCAGTGAGGCAGAGTAATCTTGCTTTTCGTCCCCACCCGCTCAAGGGTCTGTCTTTCTGCATGGTTTGTCTGGGGGGCTCTTTGGGAGCAACGAGTTGGGAGCAGGACCCCACCCCGCTATAGGAACCCAGACCTGCAGACCTCGCTACAGAGAAAGACCCGTGGTTTGGGGAGTCCTATCCCAGGCCATTGAACAGACCACTTGcaaaaaaatagccaaaaattTCAAGGGGGGCTGAATCAGAAAAGGACAGCCCTTTGGGAAGGGAGGTGATGGGACGACTTGCTTCCATGCCAGCCAGCAGGCAGCGATCGATGCCTGAAGCTTCTTCCCAGGCTGCTTCCAAAGGCTGTAAGTTCCAGCAGTGTGTTTGTGGGAGGGGTGTTATTAGCACTGATCCTACTGACCCGTACtatcccagcctccctgccttcccaccccGGTTTCCCTATTTCCTCCATGGtacctttctccctgcctcctaGCTCACTCCCACACTCGTCcccaccttctccctccctctcagccTCCACGTTCAGTTGTTCATCAAACCCTGTcgctatttccttccttcccctatttctttctctcctgcccaTCTCCTCTGTGCCTCTACCCACCCCGTCCCACACCCCCTGCTCAGAAAGCTCATCTTTCCCATTTCCAGGAGGATGAAGACCAAACTCCTTATTTTggcatttttgctttttatcctCTGGCCTTGTTTTGGTGTATTCGGTAGAGTTGTTGGCTGGGTCCCTCCACACCACCCAGGCTGGTCTGTTCCACACCCCCAAACCAGCTTGGGTCTCTGTTCAcattctcctccttccctgagATGCCCTGACTCATTTCTGCCTTTCTAGACCTGCCCATCCTTAAGACCTGTTTacattcctcctcctcccctctcctccctctcccactcttccttcccatctaggaagcctttcctgatcgCCCTGGCCCTGAGGGATCTCCTTCCTGTGTACCTATCCAGCTACTCCAGCGTTGGCTTTGGCCATTCCGGCTGTTTCTTccagggaagggtgggaggaaagCAGCAGGGGTGGTGGAGGTCCTTCCGACAGCAGCAGGTAGGTGGCTCAGGGCTGTTTCTGTCCCTCTGGACAGGCTTCCCGACAGATGGGCACTAGAAGCCATGGGAGTCCCCTCTGACACAGGCTAACTGGGGGAAAAACTCCCTTGCTGTACTGGAATGTCACGTCTGTC from Lemur catta isolate mLemCat1 chromosome 23, mLemCat1.pri, whole genome shotgun sequence harbors:
- the SLC26A9 gene encoding solute carrier family 26 member 9, giving the protein MSQPRPRYVVDRAAYSLTLFDDEFEKKDRTYPVGEKLRNAFRCSSAKVKTVLLGLLPVLSWLPSYKIKDYIVPDLLGGLSGGSIQVPQGMAFALLANLPAVNGLYSSFFPLLTYFFLGGVHQMVPGTFAVISILVGNICLQLAPESKFQVFNNATNESHVDTAAMEAERLHVSATLACLTAIIQMGLGFMQFGFVAIYLSESFIRGFMTAAGLQILISVLKYIFGLTVPSYTGPGSIVFTFIDICKNLPHTNIASLIFALISGVVLVVVKELNARYMHKIRFPIPTEMIVVVVATAISGGCKLPNKYHMQIVGEIQHGFPTPVLPVVSQWKDMVGTAFSLAIVGYVINLAVGRTLANKHGYDVDPNQEMIALGCSNFFGSFFKIHVICCALSVTLAVDGAGGKSQVASLCVSLVVMITMLVLGTYLYPLPKSVLGALIAVNLKNSLKQLTDPYYLWRKSKLDCCVWVVSFLSSFFLSLPYGVAVGVAFSVLVVVFQTQFRNGYALAQVTDTDIYVNPKTYNRVQEIQGIKIVTYCSPLYFANSEIFRQKIIAKTGMDPQKVLLAKQKYLKKQEKRRAMPTQQRKSLFMKTKTVSLQELQQDFENTSPTDPNNNQTPANGASVSYISLSPDTSSAAQCEPPASAETPPEPSDTLASVPPFVTFHTLILDMSGVSFVDLMGIKALAKLSSTYGKIGVKVFLVNIHAQVYNDISHGGVFEDGSLECGHVFPSIHDAVLFAQANAGEVAPGRTFQRAPGDTELSLYDSEEDGPSYWDLEQEMFGSMFHAETLTAL